The following is a genomic window from Lujinxingia vulgaris.
GGCGGTCGACCTCTTCGATGACCGTCTCCAGGAGCGGGCGGATCTCCTCATCGGAGGCGTCAATGCCGCGCTCCTGCAGGGCTTCGGCGAGCATCTCGACGTTGAGGTTGATGCTGGAGAGGGGGTTGCGAAGCTCGTGGGTGATCAGGCTGGTCATGCGCCCGATGGTGGCCAGGCGCTCCGACTTGAGCAGGGCTGCGTGCTGGCTGCGCAGGCGCGCGTCGCGCTCGGCCAGGCTCAACGCCATCGTGTTGAACTCGGCGGTGAGCAGCGCGACTTCATCCTGTCCCATACGCGTGGAGGGGCTGGGCAGCGGGCGGTAGTCCCCCTCACCGATGCGGCGGGCGGCCTGGGTGAGCGTGGTCAGGGGCCGCAAGGTCCAGATGATGAGGATGAGCACCAGCAGCGCCACCGCCAGCGCCGCAAGGCTCAGCGCGCCGAGCGCATAGACCGAGCTTCGCTCGGTGTCATCGGCCCTGGCCAGCGCCTCATCGGTGGCCACCCGCAGCTCGGCGCGGAGCTGGGTGAGGCGGTTATCCAGCGCGCGGGCCTCCGCGCTGAGCTCGGTCTGCGTCTCCGAGATGGACTCTGAGATCTCCGAGCCCTGGGGGCGCTCCCTTAACACCTGGGCGGTGAACGCGCTGGCCGCTCTCGAGAACTCGCCACCACGCGATTGCAACGCGGTGAGGTCCTGATGAAGGGAGGCAAACGCCTCACTCTGGGCTGCGGGCACCTCCTCAAGCTCGCTGAAGTCGGCCAGCAGCGCGGCCTCGCCAAGCTCTTCGTCGAGGTTGTCGGGCAGGGCGTTGAGCAGGCGCGTCAGCTGCAACGAGCGGCGCAGCACGGCCGGGTCGCGTTCGTTGAGCACGACGTGGAAGCTGCGCAGGTCGTTTTGCACATCGCTGAGCTGAAGCCCCAGCGGCACAATGCGGTGATTGATGGCGCGGAGCTGCCCGTAGAGGGTCTGGGTGCGCTCGACGCCGAACATCACCACCGCGCTGAAGATGATGGTGACGCCGGCGAAGGCGATAAAGACTTTGGTGGCCAGGCTCAGGCGCATGGGGAAGATGTCTCAACGAGGGCGGGGCAACGCGACCGGGATGCCCGAAAGGGGCCGAAATACAGGGGTTACTCCCGATGGTCTTCGGGGCGTGGGTTGAC
Proteins encoded in this region:
- a CDS encoding sensor histidine kinase; the encoded protein is MRLSLATKVFIAFAGVTIIFSAVVMFGVERTQTLYGQLRAINHRIVPLGLQLSDVQNDLRSFHVVLNERDPAVLRRSLQLTRLLNALPDNLDEELGEAALLADFSELEEVPAAQSEAFASLHQDLTALQSRGGEFSRAASAFTAQVLRERPQGSEISESISETQTELSAEARALDNRLTQLRAELRVATDEALARADDTERSSVYALGALSLAALAVALLVLILIIWTLRPLTTLTQAARRIGEGDYRPLPSPSTRMGQDEVALLTAEFNTMALSLAERDARLRSQHAALLKSERLATIGRMTSLITHELRNPLSSINLNVEMLAEALQERGIDASDEEIRPLLETVIEEVDRLRDITEEYLIYARLPSPKTQAENLDDIVQGLIDFHQWEWSQHGVEVVVIIDDTPLRVEADANQMRQALLNLIKNAVEASSPGDEVVVRVARVDGVARVAIEDQGEGIPPDGLERLFEPFFSTKSQGTGLGLPMTQQIIEEHGGELSVESEVGRGTRFCFELPIAKPH